The following proteins are encoded in a genomic region of Thermodesulfovibrionales bacterium:
- a CDS encoding sigma-54 dependent transcriptional regulator: MIQERNMSGKILVVDDEKDILRALEFILSREGYTVTTATNGQEAMELLKNEEYDLVLTDLRMPGMDGMEVLEKSLQLRPSTAVIIMTAYATVESAVQAMRMGASDYIVKPFINEDVKLRVKRLLEHRKLREENILLRQQLSQRIPGRVFLGNSNQIQQLLSLLEQVIPTKSNVLILGESGTGKGLVAELIHYNSPRKDKPFISINCSAIPETLLESELFGYKKGAFTGAVSDKKGLITMADGGTIFLDEIGDMPMSIQAKLLKVIETGEIMPLGDTVKRTVDVRIIAATNADLEQRVKEGKFREDLYYRLSVIEIKIPPLRERKEDIPVLVNYFIRTLSEENKKNIRGIDNEAMALLIQYPWPGNVRELKNVIERAVVLAKGEYITPAELPDKLKSSAAEQPSQGRLREALTEFEKSLIINTYEQHNKDKEATAKALGIDLVTLYRKLKKYGIEG; the protein is encoded by the coding sequence ATGATTCAGGAAAGGAATATGTCAGGTAAGATTCTTGTTGTTGATGATGAAAAGGACATCCTGAGGGCTCTTGAGTTTATACTCTCAAGAGAGGGTTACACTGTAACTACAGCAACTAATGGACAGGAGGCAATGGAGCTTCTTAAGAATGAGGAATATGACCTAGTCCTTACAGATCTCAGGATGCCAGGGATGGACGGTATGGAAGTCCTTGAGAAGAGCCTGCAATTAAGACCTTCAACTGCTGTAATAATCATGACTGCTTATGCAACTGTAGAATCTGCTGTACAGGCTATGAGGATGGGAGCGAGCGATTATATTGTCAAACCTTTCATTAATGAAGATGTAAAATTGAGAGTTAAAAGGCTGCTTGAGCACAGAAAACTTCGCGAGGAGAACATACTTCTCAGGCAGCAGCTCAGTCAGCGCATCCCCGGAAGAGTCTTTCTTGGAAATTCAAATCAGATACAGCAACTCCTGAGTCTTCTTGAACAGGTTATACCCACAAAGAGCAATGTCCTCATACTTGGTGAGAGTGGAACGGGCAAAGGACTTGTGGCAGAACTCATTCATTATAACAGTCCGAGAAAGGATAAACCTTTTATATCGATAAACTGTTCTGCCATACCTGAAACTCTTCTTGAGTCAGAGCTTTTTGGATATAAAAAGGGTGCTTTCACAGGTGCGGTATCGGATAAAAAGGGTCTCATAACAATGGCAGATGGTGGCACCATTTTTCTTGATGAGATAGGTGATATGCCAATGAGTATTCAGGCAAAACTTCTTAAGGTCATTGAGACCGGAGAGATTATGCCTCTAGGTGATACTGTAAAGAGAACAGTTGATGTCAGGATAATAGCTGCCACGAATGCTGACCTTGAACAAAGGGTAAAGGAGGGTAAGTTCAGGGAGGATCTTTATTACAGGTTGAGTGTTATTGAGATTAAGATACCACCATTAAGAGAGAGAAAGGAAGACATACCGGTTCTTGTTAATTATTTCATAAGGACCCTATCAGAAGAAAATAAAAAAAATATAAGAGGAATTGATAATGAGGCAATGGCATTGCTCATTCAGTATCCCTGGCCTGGAAATGTAAGAGAATTGAAGAATGTTATAGAAAGGGCAGTTGTACTTGCAAAAGGAGAATATATTACCCCTGCTGAGCTACCTGATAAATTAAAAAGTTCTGCTGCAGAGCAACCCTCCCAGGGCAGACTTCGTGAGGCTCTAACTGAATTTGAAAAATCACTTATAATAAACACCTATGAGCAGCACAATAAAGATAAGGAGGCCACTGCAAAGGCTCTTGGCATAGACCTGGTTACCCTTTATAGAAAATTAAAAAAATACGGAATAGAGGGATAA